A single window of Pontibacillus chungwhensis DNA harbors:
- the rpsR gene encoding 30S ribosomal protein S18, with protein sequence MARRGRAKRRKVCYFTANGITHIDYKDVELLKRFVSERGKILPRRVTGTSAKYQRKLTRAIKRSRQMALLPYVND encoded by the coding sequence ATGGCTCGTCGTGGTCGCGCGAAGCGTAGAAAAGTGTGTTATTTCACAGCAAACGGAATTACACACATCGATTATAAAGATGTTGAACTTCTAAAGCGTTTTGTTTCTGAGCGTGGGAAAATTCTTCCTCGTCGTGTAACAGGAACTTCTGCTAAATACCAACGTAAACTTACAAGAGCGATTAAACGTTCACGTCAAATGGCATTATTGCCTTACGTAAACGACTAA
- a CDS encoding YybS family protein has translation MKSSSMLRQSLLYGGVYIILILLTIVIPVLSIFSMVVLALPFFLFAAKNGWKQSLLFLVILSIVSMLILGTVAIPATFSVGIGGVFLGAALYNKKTPYEAWAQGTVGYLIGIVSFYLSMIVLFQLNLVEAFQDMIDEAFQSTESMVSDLGVSEEQLTIVQAQFENLPAMLPSIMAISAIVCSFITLWVGFRVRNKIEKETLKFPPVHQFSFPKSVLWYYFIAVVFTWIFQSPDEYMGVVAQNMYTLTGFFMILQGLSYLFALTHYKKRSKALPITAVILTLLFPYLLVFPVRILGIIDLGFSLRERLGKQ, from the coding sequence ATGAAATCTTCGAGTATGTTACGACAGAGTTTGTTGTATGGTGGGGTTTATATCATACTTATACTGCTTACCATTGTCATCCCTGTTTTATCTATATTTTCAATGGTAGTGTTGGCTCTGCCCTTTTTCTTATTTGCTGCTAAAAATGGGTGGAAGCAATCTCTGTTATTTCTAGTTATATTGTCGATTGTATCGATGCTCATATTAGGTACCGTAGCGATCCCAGCTACTTTCTCTGTCGGAATTGGAGGAGTTTTCTTGGGGGCTGCACTATATAACAAAAAAACACCTTATGAAGCATGGGCGCAAGGGACTGTAGGCTACTTAATTGGTATTGTGAGCTTTTACTTAAGTATGATCGTTCTCTTTCAACTAAATTTAGTTGAAGCCTTTCAGGATATGATTGATGAAGCCTTTCAATCTACAGAAAGTATGGTTTCGGATTTAGGGGTTTCTGAAGAGCAACTAACGATTGTTCAGGCTCAATTTGAAAATCTTCCGGCTATGTTACCAAGCATCATGGCCATCTCAGCTATAGTATGCTCATTTATCACGCTATGGGTCGGATTTAGGGTCAGGAATAAGATTGAAAAGGAAACATTGAAATTCCCTCCTGTCCACCAGTTTTCTTTCCCAAAATCGGTTTTGTGGTATTACTTTATAGCGGTTGTGTTTACTTGGATTTTCCAAAGTCCTGATGAGTATATGGGTGTTGTTGCACAAAATATGTATACCCTTACCGGATTCTTTATGATCCTGCAAGGTTTGTCCTACTTATTTGCTCTCACTCATTATAAGAAACGATCAAAGGCTCTCCCTATCACAGCGGTTATATTAACGTTACTTTTCCCGTACCTATTGGTGTTTCCGGTTCGGATTTTAGGTATAATTGATTTAGGTTTCTCGTTACGAGAACGTTTAGGAAAGCAGTGA
- the ssb gene encoding single-stranded DNA-binding protein, with translation MLNRVVLAGRLTKDPDLRYTPNGVAVANFTIAVNRPFTSQQGSRDADFINCVVWRRAAENLANFMNKGSLVGVDGRLQSRSFDNQEGKRVFVTEVVADSVQFLETKGSSSGGSGSQGFQSNQNQSGYNPNNNNNNQPKQDDPFADNGEPIDISDDDLPF, from the coding sequence CCTGATTTGCGCTATACACCCAACGGAGTAGCCGTTGCGAACTTTACTATTGCTGTAAACCGCCCGTTTACTAGCCAACAAGGTAGCCGTGATGCAGATTTTATTAACTGCGTTGTATGGCGTCGTGCCGCAGAGAACCTAGCAAACTTCATGAATAAAGGAAGCTTAGTCGGTGTTGATGGACGCCTTCAATCCCGCAGCTTCGATAATCAAGAAGGAAAACGTGTCTTTGTTACAGAAGTTGTTGCAGATAGCGTACAATTCTTAGAAACAAAAGGCTCGTCTTCAGGTGGCTCAGGTTCACAAGGATTCCAGTCTAATCAGAACCAATCTGGATATAATCCAAATAATAATAACAACAATCAACCTAAACAGGATGACCCATTCGCTGATAATGGGGAACCGATCGATATTTCAGATGACGATTTACCGTTTTAA